A region from the Gossypium hirsutum isolate 1008001.06 chromosome A08, Gossypium_hirsutum_v2.1, whole genome shotgun sequence genome encodes:
- the LOC121204613 gene encoding uncharacterized protein — protein sequence MAEIEGLEEKKLTSPTGYRSNTIDVNTRATIQFDTALDNRNHRSASGLVVWRQTGELLAFKSMINWKVSSPFVAEAYAGLQAVQLGISLKLPSVTVMGYSQTVIKKCQSKNSDKSIIGTIIRDIYSSMNRFQEIKFQFIKRTENAYAHNLAKESLRKNEETYQRRPDLTQHHSQPERK from the coding sequence ATGGCTGAGATTGAAGGATTAGAAGAAAAGAAACTCACCTCTCCAACGGGGTATAGAAGCAACACTATAGATGTAAACACCAGGGCAACGATTCAGTTTGACACTGCACTCGATAACAGAAACCACAGATCAGCATCGGGATTAGTGGTTTGGCGTCAGACGGGGGAACTCCTTGCATTTAAGTCAATGATCAACTGGAAGGTTTCATCTCCGTTTGTTGCAGAGGCGTATGCAGGCTTACAGGCTGTTCAATTAGGGATCTCGCTAAAACTTCCCTCAGTAACGGTTATGGGATATTCTCAAACAGTTATCAAAAAATGCCAGTCAAAGAACTCGGATAAATCAATCATCGGTACAATAATCAGAGACATTTATAGCAGTATGAACAGGTTTCAAGAAATAAAATTCCAGTTTATTAAAAGAACAGAGAATGCCTATGCTCACAACCTGGCAAAGGAGTCTTTGAGAAAGAATGAGGAAACGTACCAGAGAAGGCCGGATCTGACTCAACACCATTCCCAACCGGAGAGAAAATAG
- the LOC107919117 gene encoding uncharacterized protein encodes MSLNCLICQHRSNSNNYREYCAKEKNCKERVGTSCSGISPTYYNEIKSDHEPTSLVIAKNKINKGHRRLKTIDSPYGATAFESDNDEPKLVRSSGVRRNWSFKDM; translated from the coding sequence ATGAGCCTCAATTGCTTGATTTGCCAACACAGATCAAATTCAAACAATTATAGGGAATATTGTGCTAAAGAAAAGAATTGTAAAGAAAGGGTTGGTACAAGTTGTTCAGGCATTAGCCCCACATATTACAATGAAATTAAAAGTGATCATGAGCCAACATCATTGGTGATCGCTAAAAATAAGATAAACAAGGGTCATCGCCGCCTAAAGACAATCGATTCCCCTTACGGAGCTACGGCATTTGAATCTGACAATGATGAACCTAAGCTGGTGAGAAGTAGTGGGGTGAGGAGGAATTGGAGCTTTAAGGACATGTGA